The Hymenobacter sp. DG25A nucleotide sequence TTACCAAAATCATTCTGGAGCAGGTTAACCTGATTCTGAACACCGATATTTTCCCGCCCAGCCGCTACAACCTGGCAGAAGTGTTCCGCAGCATCTACCTCTACTATATCCGGGGCATCTGCACCGATGAAGGCATGCAGCTAGCGGCCTCCCACTTTGCCAGGCTGTAAGCTGCTCCGGCCAACCGCGCTATAACCCAACTGCCCCGGAAAGTACCGCTTATAGCAGGTGCTTTCCGGGGCAGTTGGGTGTAAGAAAGGGACGTTTAGCTAATGGAAACGCGCACTTTCTTGGTGTACTCGCGCAGGGCATCTTTAAACTCGCTGCCGTTGTCGCGCATGTGGTTCAGAATGAAGATGGCGGCAAATACGTGGGTCAGCTTCTCGCCTTCGTCTTCGCCGGGCACTTCAAAAGCAGGCTGTTGTTCTTCCAGCAGCGCTTCTTCAGCGGCCACCAGGGCATCCAGCGTCTGGGATTCAACCAGTTGTTTAATGGCAGGAATTTTCATGCGGCCGGGCCTTAGTTCAATTGACCAATCAGCTCGGCTACCGCTTCTTCCTTGCTGGCCGAAACAGTATCCACCAGCTCGCCATTGCGGAAAATAGCGAAGAAGGGCAGCGTAGTAACGTTCGCCAGTTTGCGGGCCTCGGGGCTGGTTTCGGCGTTTACGTCCAGAAACGTCATGCCGGCGTTGGCTTCGGCCAGGCGCTTGTACTTGGGGGAGAACAGGCGACAGTTGCCGCACCAGTCGGCGTAGTATTTCACTACTACTTTCTCATTGGAATCAAGAAGCTGACGGAATTCGGTATCAGTTGCTTTCGTAACAGACATAACGGAAAAACAAGGTTGGTCTTACAAAGGTACGCATCCTAGATAAGAACTATTCTTATCTGGTTGCCTGCTTAAAGCCGGAACCGGGCAAAAGGTTTCAGCGGGGGTGCATTTAGCGCCGGGCAAACCCGGAAGCCCGGCCTGCCGTTTGGAAGAGAAAAGTATGGGCACGTTTCCTTTTCCCTGGCGTATGCGTGGTGCTGGCAGCGGGCTGCTGCTGGCGCTACTGTGGTTATTGGGAGCGTGCACTTCGCCCACGCCGGCGCAACCCGTAGCGGCGCCGCCGGCAGCTCCCCCTGTTCGTATGCAAAACATCATCTTCTTCGGTAACAGCCTCACGGCCGGCTACATGCTGCGCGCCAGCGAATCGTTTCCGGCCCTGCTGCAGCAGCGCATCGACTCCCTGCAACTGCCCTACAAAGCCTTTAACTACGGCGTGAGCGGGGAAACCAGCGCCGGGGGCAAGCACCGGGTAGCGAGCGTGCTCACCCGCCAGCCGGTAGATGTATTTGTGCTGGAGCTGGGCGCCAACGACGGCCTGCGCGGCATTCCGGTGCGCGAAACCACCCAAAACCTGCAGGAAATCATCGACCAGGTGCGGCTGAAGTACCCCGAGGCCCGCATAGTGCTGGTGGGCCTGGAGTTTCCCTTTGATCTGGGCCCGCTGGGCGGCCACCGGTTTGTGCACTACGCCCAGGAGTTCAAAGCCCTGTTCCGCACGCTGGCGGAAAAAAACAGCGTGGACTTTGTGCCCTTCCTGCTCCAGGGTGTGCTGGGCCACCGCGAGCTGAACCTGCCCGATGGCGTGCACCCCAACGCCGAGGGCCAGAAGATTCTGGCCCACAACGTATGGACCGTGCTGGAAGGCGTGATTATGGCCAAAGAGTAACCCGGCCCAAAGGCCGGCCTTAGCCTTCTATCTGGTAGCCAATGGGCTTAAAGGCGTAGTTGTTTGACATTTCCGCAGAGCAGGCCGTGAGGCCCACCAGCAAATCCATGCGGGCTTCCAGCACCACATAGTCGCCGGCTTTGCTTTTGGGCGGCAGCACGGCTACGCGCCCGGTATCTCCATCCACGGTCACGTGCATGAAGATGTTGAAGCTGATGGGAATGGCATCGGGGCGGATGCCGTATTCTTCCAGCGCCGCGCACAGGTTGCCAAAGCAGCCCCGGTGCGGCTGGGTATGCCCGTAGATAATGCGGAAGGTATCAGCACTGCAGGGCGTGAGCAGGAAGTCGTGCCGGCCTACCGTGTCTTCCACCAGATCAAACATCACGTTGCTCCGGTTGGAGTAGAACGGATGGCCTTTGGTAAGCAGAATGGTTTCGGCGTAGTCAATGGTGCGGCCCGAGGACAGGTACTCCTCCTTGTCGGCCAGGTTATAGCACACAAAGTCCGAGACCTGCTCGCCTTCGATATCAACGACTTTCAGGCGCTGGCCTTTTTTGAGCAGAAAGGAAACGCCGCTACGCGGCGGAATGATGGTTAGCTGGGAGGACATGTTGGCTTAAAAAAGGGCACTTCCAGGCCTGATCATAGGCCCTTCCGCTGTATTGATAGACTTCTGAGGACTGGCCGTAGTCTTCGAGCATGGGGTTGATGGAGCCCGAATAGGCTACGTCGCGCGTGCGAATGGTCTGGCGCAGGGAGTCGTATTTACCCGCCTCCCGGATGCGCTCAAACTGGTCGTGGGCATTAAACACCAGTGTGGGGTACTTGAACTGCCGGGCCGGCCGGCTGCTGCCGGGGTGCAGCCCAATCACAAAAAAGGCTTCTTCTTTTAGGCTGAAGCTGAAATCGGGGGAGCTGGGGTCGGCTACCACGCGCTGGTCGTAGCCGTAGCGCTGGGCGTCCAGGTTAGACACGGCCTGCAAGCGCTGCCAGAAGAACTCCTCGAACTGCGCTTCGGTGGGGTTTTCGGGGCCTTTAAAAATGATGGCGGCGCTGTGGTAGAGCTTATCGGCGGTGCGGTAAGTCTCCACGAATTCATAGATGAACTCCAGAATGGCGGCATCGTCTTTGGGGCAGGCCATGTGGTCAACTACGAGGCATTTTATCTGATTCCAGGCAAGCGCCGTTTTGGCGGCAACGCAAGGGAATTCTCGATTTTGTATAAAGTCAAGATATTCCTTTGTAACTATATATGATTCTTCTTCAGTCATATTCAAAAATTTGCTTCGCAACAGGGTGCGGAATAAGCCTATTCCTTTGCTCCGATACGGGCAAACTTTGGACGAGGTTGAGGCGACTGTGGAGCTGGCCCGGCACCGGGGATTCCGGGGCAAGCCCAACCGCACTTCGTTCTTTCTGCAGGCCTGCTCTCAACGCCACTGCGCTCAGCTACTTAAGCACCCAGGGTGCATAAGTCGGGCAGGGAATGGCTACATACGTGGCGCGCCGCCATCCGGCCTCGAAAACCCAAAAAAAAGCCGCCCCACCAGGAGGTAGGGCGGCCAGGCAAGCCTGAAAAAAAGGGTAGAACGGCTACACCGTATACATCTTCTCGTAGTATTCCCGCGCCATGCGGCCCGAGTCGAACTCGGGCTCTACTTCGCGCATGGCGTTTTTGGTGAGTTCCAGGAACCGCTCGGGCTGGTCGTAGTAAAGCGGTAGAATTTCCTGCTCCAGCACATCCAGCACGCCGGTGGCCTCCACATCGTCCTTCACGTTTTCCGGCTCGTTGATGTTGGCCAGGGGAATAAGGAAGCCGTTTTCGCCCTCGCGCACGAACTCTGGAATCCAGCCATCGGCAATGCTCAGGCTGAGGCTGCCGTTCATGGCGGCCGTCATGCCGCTGGTGCCGGAGGCCTCGCGGGGGAAGCGCGGGGTGTTCAGCCAGATATCGGAGCCCTTTTTGAGAGCCGCCGAGAGGCCCAGCTCGTAGCCCGTGAGTACGGCGCAGTTCTTAAAGCCTTTGGTTTTCTGCATGATGCCGTTGAAGGTGGCAATGGCGCCGTAGTCCTTGGGGTAGGGCTTGCCCGCCCAAATCATCTGGATGGGGCGCTTGGTGTCCTGCAGCAGGCGCTGAAACCGCTCGAAGTGGCGCAGAATCAGGTCGGCGCGCTTGTAGCCGGCAAAGCGGCGGGCCCACACAATGGTCAGCACGTCGGGGTCGAAGAGGTTGCCGGTCTGGTCGGCCACGATGTCGAACAGGGCCTTTTTCATTTCCCGCTTCCGGGCGCACAGGGCTTTGTCGTGGTGGCTGGTCAGGGCGTGGTGCAGGGCTGGGTCGCGCCAGTAGGTGCCGTTCTGGGCGTTGGTGATGGAGATAATGGGGCAGATGCCTTTATAGCCGCCCCACATCTGGTTGGCCACTTTGCCGTGCACTTTGGAAACGCCATTGGCTTTGCGTGCCATGCGCAGCGCGGCCAGCGTGTAGCTGAGCTGGTTGTTTTCCACGCCCGCAATGCGGCGCACCTCGTCGGCCGGCACATTCCCGAAAAAGGTCATGTCCTCCAGCAGCTTCATAGGGTGCTCCTCGTTGCCGGCCAGCTCCGGGGTGTGGGTAGTGAATACTAGGCGCTTCTGCACTTCCTCCAACTGCCGGCCGTGCTTTTCATACAGGTAAAACGCCAGCGGCAGGCCGTGGCCTTCATTCAGGTGATATACATCTACCTGATGGCCCAGCAGATCCAGCAGGGTGCCGCCGCCGGTGCCCAGCAGAATGCTCTGGGCCACGCGGGCGGCCGTATCGGCATCGTAGAGGTGGTGGGAGATGGTGCGCGAGATGTAGTCGTTTTCCGGAATATCAGTGGTCAGGAAGAACATGGGGGCCGTGCCGAAAACCTCGGGGGCCAGGTACAGGGCCTTTACTTTCACCTGCGCACCATGAATAGTGATGGGGAAGAT carries:
- a CDS encoding DUF6952 family protein; the encoded protein is MKIPAIKQLVESQTLDALVAAEEALLEEQQPAFEVPGEDEGEKLTHVFAAIFILNHMRDNGSEFKDALREYTKKVRVSIS
- a CDS encoding thioredoxin family protein; amino-acid sequence: MSVTKATDTEFRQLLDSNEKVVVKYYADWCGNCRLFSPKYKRLAEANAGMTFLDVNAETSPEARKLANVTTLPFFAIFRNGELVDTVSASKEEAVAELIGQLN
- a CDS encoding arylesterase — its product is MRGAGSGLLLALLWLLGACTSPTPAQPVAAPPAAPPVRMQNIIFFGNSLTAGYMLRASESFPALLQQRIDSLQLPYKAFNYGVSGETSAGGKHRVASVLTRQPVDVFVLELGANDGLRGIPVRETTQNLQEIIDQVRLKYPEARIVLVGLEFPFDLGPLGGHRFVHYAQEFKALFRTLAEKNSVDFVPFLLQGVLGHRELNLPDGVHPNAEGQKILAHNVWTVLEGVIMAKE
- a CDS encoding DUF1989 domain-containing protein; its protein translation is MSSQLTIIPPRSGVSFLLKKGQRLKVVDIEGEQVSDFVCYNLADKEEYLSSGRTIDYAETILLTKGHPFYSNRSNVMFDLVEDTVGRHDFLLTPCSADTFRIIYGHTQPHRGCFGNLCAALEEYGIRPDAIPISFNIFMHVTVDGDTGRVAVLPPKSKAGDYVVLEARMDLLVGLTACSAEMSNNYAFKPIGYQIEG
- the gntA gene encoding guanitoxin biosynthesis heme-dependent pre-guanitoxin N-hydroxylase GntA, which produces MTEEESYIVTKEYLDFIQNREFPCVAAKTALAWNQIKCLVVDHMACPKDDAAILEFIYEFVETYRTADKLYHSAAIIFKGPENPTEAQFEEFFWQRLQAVSNLDAQRYGYDQRVVADPSSPDFSFSLKEEAFFVIGLHPGSSRPARQFKYPTLVFNAHDQFERIREAGKYDSLRQTIRTRDVAYSGSINPMLEDYGQSSEVYQYSGRAYDQAWKCPFLSQHVLPANHHSAA
- the glgP gene encoding alpha-glucan family phosphorylase, producing MAFTFRSYAAAPEFYTSAAYFSMEFALDQALKTYSGGLGFLAGSHMRSAYELKQNLVGIGILWTYGYYDQTRNEDQTMRVDYRHKSYSFLEDTGLIFPITIHGAQVKVKALYLAPEVFGTAPMFFLTTDIPENDYISRTISHHLYDADTAARVAQSILLGTGGGTLLDLLGHQVDVYHLNEGHGLPLAFYLYEKHGRQLEEVQKRLVFTTHTPELAGNEEHPMKLLEDMTFFGNVPADEVRRIAGVENNQLSYTLAALRMARKANGVSKVHGKVANQMWGGYKGICPIISITNAQNGTYWRDPALHHALTSHHDKALCARKREMKKALFDIVADQTGNLFDPDVLTIVWARRFAGYKRADLILRHFERFQRLLQDTKRPIQMIWAGKPYPKDYGAIATFNGIMQKTKGFKNCAVLTGYELGLSAALKKGSDIWLNTPRFPREASGTSGMTAAMNGSLSLSIADGWIPEFVREGENGFLIPLANINEPENVKDDVEATGVLDVLEQEILPLYYDQPERFLELTKNAMREVEPEFDSGRMAREYYEKMYTV